Proteins from a genomic interval of Chryseobacterium indologenes:
- a CDS encoding SusC/RagA family TonB-linked outer membrane protein encodes MKRTLATFAVFLLPLYFTAQEINISGNVKSENGSSVSGVNITDKNTGKTATTDENGNFTISAHPNDILEFMSPEFSVYTVEVSSKRQYSVVLKKTNEKQIEGVVITALGIAKKKEKIGYSTQEVGTKQFETITTPSIGNLFSGQVAGLNVSNPTGMQQAPQFTLRGNSNLVFVIDGVIVEKEVFQNLDPNNIENINVLKGATASALYGSRGRYGAILITTKSAKKKGFSIEFSQNTMITGGFTNLPKTQTEYGNGSHGKYEFWDGADGGVNDGDMIWGPKFVPGLQIAQWNSPIRDKVTGQTIPWYGAVSGTQYNDKSRYERVPIDWRYHDNLKTFMKPAVINNNNFAVSYRNNKDVYRLSGNFMNYDDRVPNSYLQKYGVNFSSENHFGEKFIFDTKFNFNQTFTPNIPNYDYNPSGHMYTILIWMGGDVNGKDLKNHMWVPGQEGRQQANWNYAWYNNPWFGAEYYKNQNRTNIINAQTGLEYKATQDLSVKGKISIVENHSKTEILSPYSYFNYDAPRSGGYILKDNKTWNLNYDVLATYKKKISENFDFTINAGGSAFYYKNNKNERSTDGLKVPELYSFDNSIGALKNYTYLKEKLIYSAYSTIDIGLYNAFFINFSGRNDWSSTLPKANRSYFYPSASISTVISNLVKMPEAVNLLKVSASWAKVAYDFQPYSIRNYYLNNKGITFNGNPTFYYPTILNVENSLKPEQTKSYELGLSAGFLNNRITLDATYFRTLDYNNILQFPSAESSGFISQYVNGNEYTTKGFEISLGLVPVKTTDFTWKTLINWSTFEQKLTSIYNNMPNYNNIKLGERMDSYYDYEWQKSPDGKVILDANTGMPTRANTQTNLGHFNPDWTFGINNSFKYRKLTLNIGIDGSIGGIMRSQVVEKMWWGGKHPNSVAYRDLEYANPGTYYFVPDGVNYNAATGQYTQHTKAISFQDWAQNYPYQARVTQNESEEFANVFDRTFIKLRSVVLEYDFSYLLNPKGMVKSFTANISAYNLAMWKKSKNLYSDPDFQIRSGRTGDTTNDIQDPSSRWFGIGFNLKF; translated from the coding sequence ATGAAGAGAACTTTAGCTACTTTTGCCGTTTTTTTACTTCCTCTCTATTTTACTGCCCAGGAGATCAATATTTCGGGAAATGTAAAATCTGAAAACGGCTCAAGTGTTTCCGGTGTAAACATTACTGATAAAAATACCGGTAAGACAGCGACTACAGATGAGAATGGAAATTTCACTATTTCTGCTCATCCGAATGATATCCTTGAATTCATGTCTCCTGAATTTTCTGTTTACACTGTGGAGGTTTCTTCAAAAAGGCAGTATTCAGTTGTCTTAAAGAAAACGAATGAAAAGCAAATTGAAGGTGTGGTAATTACTGCTTTAGGGATTGCCAAAAAGAAAGAAAAAATCGGATATTCTACACAGGAAGTGGGAACCAAGCAATTTGAAACCATCACCACTCCGAGTATCGGAAACCTTTTCTCGGGACAGGTTGCAGGTCTGAATGTTTCCAATCCGACAGGAATGCAGCAGGCACCGCAGTTTACATTAAGAGGAAACTCAAATCTGGTATTTGTCATAGACGGTGTTATCGTAGAAAAAGAAGTTTTCCAAAACCTGGATCCGAACAATATTGAAAATATCAACGTACTGAAAGGAGCAACAGCCTCCGCATTATATGGCTCAAGAGGCCGATACGGAGCTATCCTGATCACAACTAAAAGTGCTAAAAAGAAAGGATTTTCTATAGAATTTTCTCAAAATACGATGATTACAGGAGGGTTTACCAACCTTCCGAAAACACAGACCGAATACGGAAACGGTTCCCATGGAAAATATGAATTCTGGGACGGAGCAGACGGTGGTGTGAATGACGGAGATATGATCTGGGGACCAAAATTTGTTCCTGGTCTGCAAATTGCCCAATGGAACAGCCCGATACGAGATAAAGTGACAGGGCAGACAATTCCCTGGTATGGTGCTGTCTCCGGAACGCAGTATAACGACAAATCAAGATACGAAAGGGTCCCTATTGACTGGAGATATCATGATAATTTAAAGACATTCATGAAGCCCGCAGTTATTAACAACAATAATTTTGCGGTCAGCTACAGAAATAATAAAGATGTCTACAGGTTATCAGGAAACTTCATGAATTATGATGACAGGGTTCCCAATTCATACTTACAGAAATATGGAGTCAATTTCTCTTCTGAAAACCATTTTGGTGAGAAATTTATATTTGATACCAAATTCAACTTTAATCAGACCTTTACACCAAATATTCCCAACTACGATTACAACCCAAGCGGACACATGTATACGATCCTGATATGGATGGGTGGTGATGTGAACGGAAAGGACCTTAAGAATCACATGTGGGTTCCGGGACAGGAGGGCAGACAACAGGCCAACTGGAACTATGCATGGTACAACAATCCATGGTTCGGCGCTGAATATTACAAAAACCAAAACAGAACCAATATCATCAATGCTCAGACTGGGCTTGAATATAAGGCCACTCAGGATCTTTCTGTAAAAGGGAAAATATCTATTGTGGAAAACCACAGCAAAACGGAAATATTAAGTCCTTATTCCTATTTCAATTACGATGCACCAAGAAGTGGTGGTTATATTCTGAAAGATAATAAAACATGGAATCTAAACTACGATGTTCTGGCTACTTATAAAAAGAAAATATCAGAAAACTTCGACTTTACGATCAATGCCGGTGGTTCTGCTTTCTATTACAAAAACAATAAGAATGAAAGATCTACTGACGGCTTAAAAGTTCCGGAACTCTACTCTTTTGACAATTCTATCGGAGCACTTAAAAATTATACATACCTGAAAGAAAAATTGATCTACAGTGCTTATTCGACAATCGATATTGGCTTGTACAATGCATTTTTCATCAACTTCTCAGGACGTAACGACTGGTCTTCCACACTTCCCAAGGCCAACAGGTCTTACTTCTACCCTTCTGCATCCATCAGTACTGTCATTTCTAATCTGGTAAAAATGCCGGAAGCTGTTAATTTGCTGAAGGTATCCGCGTCATGGGCAAAAGTGGCTTATGACTTCCAGCCATATTCCATCAGAAATTATTATCTGAACAATAAAGGAATTACTTTTAACGGTAATCCCACGTTTTATTATCCAACGATCCTTAATGTAGAAAACTCTTTAAAACCGGAGCAGACAAAATCTTATGAACTGGGGCTGAGTGCAGGTTTCCTGAACAACAGAATTACTCTGGATGCTACGTATTTCAGAACTTTAGATTATAACAACATTCTGCAATTTCCGAGTGCGGAATCATCCGGTTTTATCTCTCAATATGTAAACGGTAACGAGTATACGACAAAAGGATTTGAAATCTCTCTTGGTTTGGTTCCTGTAAAAACAACTGATTTTACGTGGAAAACATTGATCAACTGGAGTACATTTGAGCAAAAGCTGACTTCTATTTATAACAATATGCCGAACTACAACAACATCAAGTTGGGGGAAAGAATGGACAGCTATTATGATTATGAATGGCAAAAATCTCCGGACGGAAAAGTTATCCTGGATGCCAATACAGGAATGCCGACAAGAGCAAATACACAAACGAACTTAGGTCATTTTAATCCTGACTGGACATTTGGAATCAACAACTCATTCAAATACAGAAAATTAACCCTAAATATCGGAATCGACGGAAGTATTGGCGGGATCATGAGATCTCAGGTCGTTGAAAAAATGTGGTGGGGAGGAAAACATCCGAATTCCGTGGCCTACAGAGATCTTGAGTATGCTAATCCTGGAACGTATTATTTCGTGCCGGATGGGGTAAATTATAACGCCGCAACGGGGCAATATACCCAGCATACCAAGGCCATAAGCTTCCAGGACTGGGCACAGAACTATCCGTATCAGGCCAGAGTAACACAAAATGAAAGTGAAGAATTTGCAAATGTATTCGACAGAACTTTCATCAAATTAAGATCGGTAGTACTGGAATATGACTTCTCCTATTTATTGAATCCTAAAGGAATGGTGAAAAGCTTTACAGCCAATATTTCAGCCTACAACCTTGCGATGTGGAAAAAATCGAAAAACCTTTATTCTGACCCGGATTTCCAGATCAGATCAGGAAGAACGGGGGATACGACCAATGATATTCAGGATCCTTCCAGCAGATGGTTCGGAATCGGATTTAATCTTAAGTTTTAA
- a CDS encoding SusD/RagB family nutrient-binding outer membrane lipoprotein gives MKNNIFNTEGQKGKKIKRLITALFTAGVLALTSCESNLDKINENPNDQASIDPKYLLTYVSKYTFQVDADNMYASRMMIGTDGENKYQYMKWNDASFEVYTRELLNTVKMMQEAEKRNNKNYIAIGKLLRAYHFFTISLKVGSAPYSEAVKGESGITQAKYDSQEAIMSGILSELKEANDLINTNDKIEGDIIFNGDASKWKKLINSFRLKVLITLSKKTSVGNYTIATEFASIAGSQPLMTSISDNGELKFADAADSRYTMFNNSGYGSSLYMADYFINLFKDRNDPRLFTFAAQTTGAKEAGKAITDFSGYNGGNPTSSYSDNAALITAKNISKVNDRFYKDPTNEPSSILSYPELEFILAEAAARGWISGSAKTHYDNGIKASFTFYQTYVKNPGQYFTGFDVNQYLATPLVVFDNSAPLQTQLEKIMTQKYMTMFHQSQWTSYYDYLRTGYPNYPLKSGVPAPFRFRYPQSEYNYNSTNLKAALTTQYGGNDNINSKPWWMQ, from the coding sequence ATGAAAAATAATATATTCAACACAGAAGGACAGAAAGGCAAAAAAATAAAAAGACTCATCACAGCATTATTTACAGCAGGAGTGTTGGCATTGACTTCATGTGAATCCAACCTTGATAAAATCAATGAAAACCCTAACGATCAGGCTAGTATTGATCCTAAATATCTGCTGACTTATGTTTCAAAATATACATTCCAGGTAGATGCGGATAATATGTATGCTTCTAGAATGATGATCGGTACCGACGGGGAAAATAAGTACCAGTACATGAAGTGGAATGATGCTTCCTTTGAAGTGTATACCAGAGAACTTCTGAATACTGTAAAAATGATGCAGGAGGCCGAAAAAAGAAATAATAAAAACTATATAGCTATCGGTAAGTTGTTAAGAGCTTACCATTTCTTTACGATAAGTTTAAAAGTAGGGAGCGCTCCATATTCCGAAGCGGTAAAGGGAGAATCCGGCATTACACAAGCTAAGTACGACAGTCAGGAAGCCATTATGTCCGGAATTTTATCAGAATTGAAGGAAGCCAACGATCTTATCAATACCAACGATAAAATTGAAGGGGATATTATTTTCAACGGTGATGCTTCAAAATGGAAAAAACTGATCAATTCATTCCGCCTGAAAGTGTTGATTACTTTATCTAAAAAAACAAGTGTGGGAAATTATACCATTGCCACAGAATTTGCATCTATTGCCGGAAGCCAACCGTTAATGACTTCCATTTCAGACAACGGAGAACTTAAATTTGCCGATGCTGCCGACAGCAGGTACACGATGTTTAATAACAGCGGATACGGATCAAGTTTATATATGGCTGATTATTTCATCAACTTATTTAAAGACCGAAACGATCCTAGATTATTTACCTTTGCTGCCCAGACCACAGGAGCCAAGGAAGCCGGAAAAGCCATCACAGATTTCAGTGGCTACAACGGTGGGAATCCTACGTCATCTTATTCTGATAATGCGGCATTGATTACTGCTAAAAATATTTCTAAGGTAAATGACCGTTTCTACAAAGATCCTACGAATGAACCTTCTTCAATTTTAAGTTATCCGGAGCTTGAATTTATCCTTGCCGAAGCAGCTGCCAGAGGATGGATTTCAGGATCTGCAAAAACGCATTATGACAACGGAATTAAAGCAAGTTTCACATTTTATCAAACGTATGTTAAAAACCCGGGACAATATTTCACAGGATTTGATGTGAATCAATATCTGGCTACACCTTTGGTGGTATTTGATAATTCAGCACCATTACAGACTCAGCTGGAGAAAATTATGACTCAGAAATACATGACCATGTTCCACCAGTCACAATGGACTTCTTATTATGATTACCTGAGAACAGGTTATCCTAATTATCCTTTAAAATCGGGAGTTCCGGCACCTTTCAGATTCAGGTATCCGCAGTCGGAGTACAATTATAACAGTACAAATTTAAAAGCTGCACTTACCACTCAGTACGGAGGAAACGATAATATCAATTCTAAACCCTGGTGGATGCAGTAG
- a CDS encoding phospholipase C, phosphocholine-specific — protein MNRREFLEKSSILLAGLGTSSVLHPAILKALAIEPVARSTFYDAEHVVILMQENRSFDHAFGTLKGVRGFLDKRAFVKQDGHSVFFQKDNSGKYASPARLDLRNTKSTWMSSLPHSWDNQQKALNKGKYDQWLQAKASGNKDYQKIPLTLGYYNREDLPFYYQLADAFTIFDQYFCSSLTGTTPNRLFHWSGTLREQQNGKVRANVYNDNIDYDKARQAKWKSFPEILEEQQVSWRIYQNEISLPKGMSGEQEAWLSNFTDNPIEWFSKYNVKFSKGYYQNIPNIITYLKQEITKNPNRKDKLEAMISELQEDQVKYHPDNYSKLSQTEKNLHEKAFTTNVNDPDYWNLEIGKDENGERLVVPKSDVLFQFRKDVEEKKLPLVSWLVAPEHFSDHPGSPWYGAWYISEVLNILTKDPEMWKKTIFIINYDENDGYFDHVLPFAPPMNPSQPVDMNGREGVEYVDQSQQYMSDPSLQSHEKIEGTVGLGYRVPMIIASPWTKGGFVNSEVSDHTSVLQFLEKFIMKKFKKNVHVDNISDWRRAICGDLTSAFNSPDVKVPQMGYLNQKDFAKTINAAKNKPVPDLKWYSENELNQQLLDIQERGTKPSNPLPYNFHVNLDNGKIRMTNLRDNGVPLLLYDKNRLNTDHYHFSYALYAQQELSHDVQSGAYDYEVFGPNGFFRKFKGDATPDCEVLFINNPSKNQIELVFKNHKKAGLAINIEDLYEKNKKEVPLKKTEEKIILDLTKNKGWYDLKVTLAGHIWHFAGRIETGKISVSDPHWN, from the coding sequence ATGAACAGAAGAGAATTTTTAGAAAAATCAAGTATTTTATTGGCCGGATTAGGAACTTCGAGCGTTCTGCACCCCGCTATTTTAAAAGCTTTGGCCATTGAACCGGTTGCCCGGTCGACTTTTTACGATGCAGAGCATGTTGTCATTCTGATGCAGGAGAACCGTTCCTTTGATCATGCTTTTGGTACGCTTAAAGGAGTCAGAGGCTTTTTGGATAAAAGAGCATTTGTAAAACAGGACGGCCATTCTGTTTTCTTTCAAAAAGACAATAGCGGTAAATACGCTTCTCCTGCCCGGCTGGATCTCAGAAATACTAAATCTACCTGGATGAGCTCGCTTCCCCACTCATGGGATAATCAACAGAAAGCTTTAAATAAAGGTAAATATGACCAATGGCTTCAGGCAAAAGCTTCCGGAAACAAAGATTATCAAAAAATTCCCCTTACACTGGGCTATTATAACCGTGAAGACCTTCCTTTTTATTATCAGCTGGCAGATGCTTTTACCATCTTTGATCAATATTTCTGCTCCTCACTGACAGGGACCACGCCGAACAGACTCTTTCATTGGTCCGGGACTTTAAGGGAACAGCAAAACGGAAAGGTAAGAGCCAATGTTTATAATGATAATATCGATTATGATAAAGCGCGTCAGGCAAAATGGAAAAGCTTTCCGGAAATCTTAGAAGAGCAGCAGGTATCATGGCGTATCTATCAGAATGAAATCAGTCTTCCGAAAGGAATGTCCGGAGAACAGGAAGCCTGGCTGAGCAACTTTACAGACAACCCTATTGAATGGTTCTCAAAATACAATGTCAAATTTTCAAAAGGATATTACCAGAATATTCCAAATATCATTACTTATCTGAAACAGGAAATCACCAAGAACCCCAACAGAAAAGATAAACTTGAAGCCATGATCTCCGAATTGCAGGAAGATCAGGTGAAATACCATCCGGATAATTATTCAAAACTATCCCAAACGGAGAAAAACCTCCACGAAAAAGCCTTTACCACCAATGTGAATGACCCCGACTACTGGAATCTTGAAATCGGAAAAGATGAAAATGGGGAAAGACTTGTCGTCCCGAAAAGTGATGTGCTTTTTCAGTTCAGAAAAGATGTGGAGGAGAAAAAACTTCCGTTGGTTTCCTGGCTGGTAGCTCCTGAACATTTTTCAGACCATCCCGGATCGCCGTGGTATGGAGCATGGTACATTTCTGAGGTATTAAACATTCTTACCAAAGATCCTGAAATGTGGAAAAAGACCATATTCATTATTAATTACGATGAAAATGACGGATATTTTGACCATGTCCTTCCATTTGCCCCTCCGATGAACCCGAGCCAACCCGTAGATATGAACGGAAGAGAAGGAGTTGAATATGTGGACCAATCTCAACAATACATGTCTGATCCTTCATTACAAAGCCATGAAAAAATTGAAGGGACAGTAGGCCTGGGCTACCGGGTACCTATGATTATTGCTTCTCCATGGACTAAAGGAGGTTTTGTAAATTCAGAAGTATCGGATCATACGTCAGTACTTCAGTTTCTGGAGAAATTTATCATGAAAAAATTCAAAAAGAATGTTCATGTAGACAATATCAGTGACTGGAGAAGAGCGATATGCGGGGATCTTACGTCGGCCTTTAATTCTCCTGATGTGAAAGTCCCCCAAATGGGTTATTTAAATCAGAAAGATTTTGCCAAAACCATTAATGCCGCGAAAAATAAACCGGTACCAGACCTGAAATGGTATTCGGAAAATGAGCTGAATCAACAGCTTCTCGACATCCAGGAGAGAGGAACAAAACCATCCAACCCTCTTCCTTATAACTTCCATGTGAATCTGGACAATGGTAAGATCAGAATGACCAACTTAAGAGATAATGGGGTTCCATTATTACTTTATGACAAAAATCGTCTGAATACAGATCATTATCATTTTTCTTATGCCCTATATGCCCAGCAGGAACTATCACATGATGTACAGTCCGGAGCATATGATTATGAGGTTTTCGGACCGAACGGGTTTTTCAGAAAATTTAAAGGAGATGCAACTCCCGACTGCGAAGTATTATTCATCAATAACCCTTCTAAAAACCAGATTGAGCTGGTCTTTAAAAATCATAAAAAAGCTGGTTTGGCCATCAATATAGAAGACCTGTACGAAAAAAATAAAAAGGAGGTGCCTCTAAAAAAAACAGAGGAGAAAATAATCTTAGATCTTACCAAAAATAAAGGCTGGTATGATTTGAAAGTAACCCTTGCAGGCCATATCTGGCACTTTGCCGGACGGATAGAAACCGGAAAAATCTCAGTATCCGATCCTCATTGGAATTAA